In one window of Microplitis demolitor isolate Queensland-Clemson2020A chromosome 4, iyMicDemo2.1a, whole genome shotgun sequence DNA:
- the LOC103568239 gene encoding lipid scramblase CLPTM1L has translation MPRPSWTAIFSGVFVGYIFYSIYSLSLLFTSPSCEQGKTCIKSYLNYEPKLQLYLFTSPSSKPVSNDAELVYSMLNFNYTIPHTMPLSLEIPAKTRNNGTLFLHVLITTKSSNRGKSFNDLLKDQYTVYTRIKMTQFAVPQAETFNLLGDKKTPEISKIKNNKIKTVSHLRTRITFTLVTDTPELPVKNIPAELVPNIRLVGNNMFLPIVNYDFLQTRYKDLETITSDSRVMNVTIMYTPISMGKLRLILHVKAAMEGLKNLGFSDKDVDEVKGIYADTNVYLLAGTIFISSMHLLFDFLAFKNDISFWRSKGSFEGLSVSTIVWRAFSQAIIFFYLLDEGSSLLVLIPAGIGTLIELWKTKKVLRLEIVRSDGIIPRLRLQKDGKNHEDESRTRKFDAESMRYLTYLLYPLVISGAIYSLIYQPHKSWYSWSINSLVNGVYAFGFLFMLPQLFVNYKLKSVAHLPWRAFMYKAFNTFIDDVFAFIITMPVAHRVACFRDDIIFLIYLYQRWLYPVDKNRRDTVTISEDLSPSIAENESTDKKND, from the exons ATGCCCCGGCCCTCATGGACTGCAATATTTTCCGGTGTTTTTGTTggctatattttttattcaatttatagttTATCACTACTATTTACATCACCATCATGTGAACAAGGCAAGACTTGcattaaatcatatttaaattatgagcCAAAGTTGCAACTTTATCTTTTTACTTCACCCTCAAGTAAACCCGTTTCCAATGATGCTGAACTTGTCTATTCGAtgctaaattttaattacacgaTTCCCCATACAAT gCCGTTAAGTTTAGAAATCCCAGCGAAAACACGCAATAACggtactttatttttacacgtATTAATAACTACGAAATCATCAAATCGTGGAAAGTCATTCAATGACTTACTTaag GATCAATACACAGTGTATACGCGAATTAAAATGACTCAATTCGCTGTACCACAAGCAGAGACTTTTAATTTACTTGGTGATAAAAAAACAccagaaatttcaaaaataaaaaataataaaataaagactgTTTCACATTTACGTACACGTATTACATTTACGTTAGTTACTGATACGCCTGAATTACCTGTTAAAAATATACCTGCAGAACTTGTGCCTAATATAAg ATTAGTAGGAAATAATATGTTTCTTCCAATAGTTAATTATGACTTTTTACAAACACGTTACAAAGATCTTGAAACTATAACTAGTGATAGTCGTGTAATGAATGTGACAATAATGTACACTCCAATATCAATGGGTAAATTACGTTTGATTTTACATGTCAAAGCAGCTATGGAGGGTTTAAAAAATCTGGGATTCTCAGACAAAGATGTTGATGAAGTTAAAGGAATTTATGCCGACACTAATGTCTATTTATTAGCtggtactatttttatttcctcaatgcat ctgcTGTTTGATTTCTTGgcatttaaaaatgacataaGTTTTTGGCGAAGCAAAGGAAGTTTTGAAGGCCTGAGTGTTTCCACGATAGTATGGCGAGCATTTAGTCaagcaattatatttttttatttactcgacGAGGGATCATCTTTATTAGTTCTGATACCTGCGGGTATTGGAACATTGATCGAGCTttggaaaacaaaaaaagtattaagacTTGAAATAGTTAGATCCGATGGAATAATTCCTAGATTAAGACTGCAGaaagatggtaaaaaccaTGAAGATGAATCTCGAACACGTAAATTCGACGCTGAAAGCATGAGATATTTGACTTATTTACTTTATCCTCTTGTTATTTCTGGTGCGATTTATTCGTTAATTTATCAACCACAtaaaag ctggTATTCATGGAGTATTAATTCCCTAGTGAATGGTGTATACGCATTTGGATTTCTTTTTATGCTTCctcaattatttgttaattacaaACTTAAATCAGTTGCTCATTTACCCTGGCGGGCATTTATGTACAAAGCattcaatacatttattgATGATGTATTTgcatttataataacgatGCCAGTTGCCCATAGAGTTGCTTGCTTCCGTGATGATATTATTttccttatatatttatatcaacgatg gTTGTACCCAGTTGATAAAAACCGCCGTGACACTGTGACAATATCTGAAGACTTAAGCCCGTCAATTGCAGAAAATGAATCGACAGacaagaaaaatgattaa